From the Lactuca sativa cultivar Salinas chromosome 9, Lsat_Salinas_v11, whole genome shotgun sequence genome, the window TATATTGATTTAATGTTTTGTGCAGCTTGGGTGGTTACAGAAAACTGATTAGCTAGCTAGGTCTTGCTATGAAGATCTTTATTCAAAAAAACAAGTGGATTTGGGGTTTTGGAAGTTGATAGCTTGTTCAAGCCAAGGGCACAGGGTCCGTTTACAATAGGGTAGGGAAATGTTGTATATGTGATATGATGATATTCATGTCCCTATGTGATGTATGGATGTGGTTGCATAGGTGTTGTATGTATGTTTACAATGTGTCTTAAGACAGGGGGATGAAATGAAATGTATATGGTGAGAAGGTGGGTTCAGTAACAGGTAATTATACGGTTGGGCCAAGTCGGTTGGCCTACAAACACTTTTTATTAACTTCAaaaataatttaatgaattaaatatgatttcAAAAATGATTTAATGAATTAAATAATTTAATAATCCACTTTCTTTTAATAGAGCGATTTGGAGTTCTCATGCAGTTTGAATTCAAATAGGATCGTTTTCCATCTTCGAGTCATTTGCCATTCACCAATTGACATATATCAGTTTAATTTTTAGGCTAGCTTAATTACTTGATAGGCTGAAATTGTCACCTCAACTTTTGTGATTCATAGTGTAAATGAATTACCCAaatataaaacatgatactaataCAGTATCTTTAGCCTTTAGGAATACAAACAGTTGGTTTTAGGCATTTTCTTTTTCTCCGGTCTATAAtctatatatcaaatatatcaaGTAGTTGGGGCCAAAATAGTTAAGTTGCTTTTATGGATTACAGTGAGCGAGGTTGGATCGACCCAAAAACACCTTTTGTCCAATTTTCAATATGacaaatatattaaatattacataGTTTTTAAAATACTAATGTAATTATTTTTACGAATAATTAGTAGTTTTTAAGCATTTGAACATAGATGAGACGACTTTTACTTATTTGACATGTTTTCTTTTTTTGCGCTGTAAAAACAAAAGAATCTTACGCAACTCATTTATGGGTTAACGACCAAAACTGTGATATCTAATTCTAGTCATCATAGGGAGTGAAGGATAAGTATAGTAACAAATTTCTCGGACATCTTTGGTTTTACTCTCATGAGTCATGctctttttaaaatttaatttcgtCAAAATGGTGTTATTTGGACCCCAAGTGTTAGGATAGGACACCTAATAGAACGTCAACTTAGAAATCAGGTCAAGGAAAATAGGTTGAAAATCACAAGCCAACATATTCCAACTTCCAAGTTCACCAAGAGAAGTTTAAACCTGAAGCCCAACATTTGCGATTTACCCACCCAAAGGCCTATCACATGAGGGTAAATCGCAAGGTACCATCAGTAGTTTTTTGGGTGTGCCGGGTTTTAAACCCTTGACCTTCCTTTAAGCATTTCACCCTTCATCTACTTGGCTCCCATTACAGGGGCAAAAATGATAATTTTGAGCCCCTATAAGCCTTAAATTGTGGGCTACCACCAATCCACCATGTTTTTAAGTTGGTCAAGAAGTTATTGGGCTATTCTGTGACTTTGGGCTTTGGGCCTGGGGTGTTACACGTAACACGTAAGTAGAAGTATATAACCAGTATATTGTTCTCATCCTTTGATTGTCTAAAAGGGTGTCCTTATAATGATCTATAAAGATTCAAGTCTTTTAGGCAACAAAAATCATACTAATATGTATTCATAAAACTGGAGTGCAAGAAAATACATTAAGAAAAACCAATACAATTTTAACTTCTAAAACCTGATTTAGACATTGATTTGCATAACGGTTCACTAATTTGTAAGTACTATTTTTCTGTCATTGATTATGAAAACTAATACATGGGGAGAGACAAAAATAAAGTGATATAATGTAAGATATCTTACATACCTCATAATATTTTGAGCATGTAGGCTCCACTAAATTCGTTCTTGTGCTAGCATAATCAAGATGCTACAAGTACTCTTCATCACTGTCCTCGTCAAAATCAGAATCCGATCCATCATTTCTGGGTTCCATTAAAGTATTCATATCAAATGACGAATCATCTTCCATCTCCTCCATATCAATCGTGTCGTAATTCATCCGTTCCTCAAACTTGGCATCAGAACAGTTAAGAAGCCAAGCAAGAGAACATTTAAGTCCCTTTTTAGCAACCATCCGATGCCTTGGTCTTATAGTCGACTCCAAACCATAAGTAAAAAAAGCCGGAAAATCAACCAACTCATCCAACTCCCGTCCCATCttgctttcaaaataatcaaaatttaatttcattatatccaTATTCAAAGCAAGCAGTTGTGGACACCCAACAACCATCTTTTTCACTTGATCTAATGAGAACCCACAATTTTTCAAAAAATCCACATGCTTGATAACCGGTGTGTTACTCAAGCTCACAATCTGTGGCATTTTCTCAATAATTTTCCCAAAATCTTCATGACTGAAATCGATTATGGAATTGAGGAAGCTTTGTTGTTTTAGTAACCTTGACCCAAGGTCCAAACCTATGATTTCAGGATACTGTGCAATGACAGAGGAAATAGACGCCTCCCTGACACCAAATTGTTTTAGAGAGTTGACATTTGGTTTGACTTTTTGTTCAAGTCCGAACCCGAGTATGTGGGGCCGTGTTTCGATTAGCCTGGCGACAGCTAATGTTGGTATCCCTAAACTTTCAAGATAATCAACAAAGGGTTTAATCACTCTTCCAACTCTCATTCCAAGAATCTCTGGATATCGAGTCAAAACCCCACCAATTTCTCTTCTTGCAACTCCAATTCCCACCAAATAAGCTACAGATGTGCTCATTGTCCCTTCAAGTTTATACCCCAAAACTTCCGGATACTTTTCAAGAACTCTAGGAATGTCATTTGGTTTGATGTCCATGCCTTCTAGATATTTAACAACAGGTGCAAGATCTACCACAACACTGGCATGAAGAACTTGAGGGTATCTTCTCAAGAAATCTGTCAAAGTAGATCGCCTAACACCCAACTTACCTAAAAAATCAAGGACTGGGATCATGTTTTTCTTGACACTACAACCGAGGACAAGAGGGTAATTGTTAATGTCTTCTATTGTTAACCCTAATGTGTGAAGAAAATCAACACGTTCTTTCATGACATCAACTGTTACAGGAAGCTCCAACCCATCAAGCTCATCTGGTTCTATACCGATACTTTTTAAGAAATCATAAACACGGGCTCGATTTGCAATCCTTTCGTTCTTCATTTCTAGTAAGCTAGCACGGCTGTATATTGATGAGGATCCTCCTTGTTTTCGGTTCATACGAACAGAGTCTGATTTGGAGTCTACTGAGTTTGATGCATATGGTCTACTGGAAACAGAACATTGTAATTTTGTGATGAAATTGATTCTCTTCTGGTATTGATTTGAAATCAGTATAGTTGGTGTTAGAGGCTTGCAAAACGTAAGGGTAGATATCTCATGCTGCACGATTAAAATACTTGATTTTGGAATATGATTATAGCTTATCATCTTCATGCTCACTGCACATCCAAAGGAATCTGCACCACAAAAATAGCAAATTAGGAATCTAGGGCATCAAAAGGAGTACATGAGGAACCATCAGGCTTACTCAAAAGAACAGATGAGCTTCAGGTTCATTGTTTACAAGAAAAACTTTAGTTTAACAATTATGATGATAGTTATGGACTTACGTTAATACTCGGTGATATTAGATATAAATGCAATATAAACAGAAAACTAAGAAGCTTAAGAATAAACACTACAAAAAAGATGAGAAATTTGAACTGTGCATTGAACATACATAAACTAGGTTTGTTCACAAAAACGTAGAACAAAACTACAGATGAATTCGAGGTCCTTTGTGTTGTACAAGAAACATGGAAATGTAACTTCTAAAAGAAAGATTATGATAATACATGAAATTATGCTATAGGCATAGCATACATGCCTTCTATTATTTTCTATTCTCTTCcaaactgtaaattttaagcatAAATTCAACACAAACAGAAAAATAAAACCCTAAGGATAATCAGTGACAAGAAGATTTAAAAGTTGAACAACAATCAAACATACAGAAATGTACAATTGTTTACAGCACATTGAACGAAACTGCAAACACGAAACAGATGATTCAAGGATAACTGTTTAAAAGAAACATAGAAGTGTAACGGTTACAACAATAGCGATTATGATAGAGCTTGTAATTGCGTTATCAGTTTATCCCTTCTAATCTTCTTTTCTATTTCTGTGCCAAATTGCTGATAAACAGTGATATTAATTATTAAGagggtgtttggctaagcttatTTAAAATGATAAGCAGTTTTTAACTTATAGCTTATTAGTTTCTAGCGGTGTCAAAATGGACtttttaaaaaagtgtttggattagcttatcCGGTGTCAAAACGCTATCTGCTGATAAGCACTTTTTgtgtttaacaaaaataaaaactgcTTATATGtgtaaaatgaccaaaaagggttTCCTTTTTACATATAAGCATCTTAAGAACATCATTCAAAAACACTAGGAGGAAAGCAGTAGCATCTATTGTTCATTCCCAAGTTACCACCATAAAAATTCAAGAGTTAACATTAAAACATGTGTATTAGAAATGAtaagtgaaaacatgcataagAAAGTACTATCCCTCtcaggcatttcatcaaacagcttGCCTGCAAACACATTCCAATTTTTTACAGAACACTAGACACATCAGTTTCACACATTTGAACATTAAACACAATTAGCAAATCAGTAGCAGCAAAATAGTAGTAGCAAATCAA encodes:
- the LOC111886448 gene encoding transcription termination factor MTERF4, chloroplastic; this translates as MKMISYNHIPKSSILIVQHEISTLTFCKPLTPTILISNQYQKRINFITKLQCSVSSRPYASNSVDSKSDSVRMNRKQGGSSSIYSRASLLEMKNERIANRARVYDFLKSIGIEPDELDGLELPVTVDVMKERVDFLHTLGLTIEDINNYPLVLGCSVKKNMIPVLDFLGKLGVRRSTLTDFLRRYPQVLHASVVVDLAPVVKYLEGMDIKPNDIPRVLEKYPEVLGYKLEGTMSTSVAYLVGIGVARREIGGVLTRYPEILGMRVGRVIKPFVDYLESLGIPTLAVARLIETRPHILGFGLEQKVKPNVNSLKQFGVREASISSVIAQYPEIIGLDLGSRLLKQQSFLNSIIDFSHEDFGKIIEKMPQIVSLSNTPVIKHVDFLKNCGFSLDQVKKMVVGCPQLLALNMDIMKLNFDYFESKMGRELDELVDFPAFFTYGLESTIRPRHRMVAKKGLKCSLAWLLNCSDAKFEERMNYDTIDMEEMEDDSSFDMNTLMEPRNDGSDSDFDEDSDEEYL